A section of the Desulfobacteraceae bacterium genome encodes:
- the lspA gene encoding signal peptidase II, whose protein sequence is MRKKIGRLLIVSGPVILLDQASKALVLNTMRLYESIPVIPGFFNLTHIHNPGGAFGFLAGQSVVVRTFFFLVVAFLAMGLILHFYFKTPPTHPTLSAAFALIFGGAVGNLIDRLRFGRVVDFFDFYIGALHWPAFNVADSAITVGITVFVLHLVFNRMPV, encoded by the coding sequence ATGCGCAAAAAAATCGGTCGGCTCCTTATCGTCTCAGGGCCGGTGATCCTGCTGGACCAGGCTTCCAAGGCGTTGGTCCTGAACACCATGCGGCTTTACGAATCGATTCCGGTGATCCCCGGCTTTTTCAACCTCACCCATATTCACAACCCCGGCGGGGCATTCGGTTTTTTGGCCGGCCAGAGTGTCGTCGTGCGCACCTTTTTCTTTCTGGTCGTTGCTTTTCTGGCCATGGGCTTGATCCTGCATTTTTACTTCAAAACGCCGCCCACACACCCCACTCTGAGTGCTGCCTTCGCGCTGATCTTCGGGGGCGCCGTGGGCAACCTGATCGATCGCCTGCGGTTTGGCAGGGTGGTCGATTTTTTCGATTTTTATATCGGTGCGCTGCACTGGCCGGCCTTCAATGTCGCCGACAGCGCCATCACCGTGGGCATCACCGTTTTTGTGCTGCACCTTGTGTTCAACCGCATGCCGGTTTAG
- the pyk gene encoding pyruvate kinase: MSKTKIVCTIGPASESADVLKRLIQAGMNVARLNFSHGSHDEHLEKITCIRAISAELKKPVAILQDLCGPKIRVGRVRSPGVRLAPGETVVLTSEQFEASGNRISVSYRDLPREVKPQDRILLADGLMELVVVGTTETEILCDVITGGVLTSNKGINLPSGTIKAPAVTPKDEADLAFGLANDVDYVALSFVRTAADVRSVKSMIRKAGKDTPVIAKIEKHEALDNIESIVESSDGIMVARGDLGVEIPLEKVPEIQKMLVRIANTTGKPVIIATQMLRSMVNSPRPTRAEATDVANAVLDGTDAVMLSEETASGSYPVAAVEFMVRITENAEKNFPHNKYLQLMPKKDISGSVAYASCVLADHLNAQAIVATTRSGFTAAQISRFKPRPPIIALSPDIHTIRRLTLFWGCCPFLEDDSVDTDARLEEASAAALKSGMVSRGDLVVITAGHPVRAAGTTNMLKVKKL; this comes from the coding sequence ATGTCGAAGACCAAGATCGTTTGCACCATCGGGCCTGCCAGCGAAAGCGCGGATGTCCTCAAACGACTGATTCAGGCCGGGATGAATGTCGCACGGCTCAACTTCTCCCACGGCAGCCATGACGAACATCTCGAAAAGATAACCTGCATCCGGGCCATCTCGGCGGAGCTGAAAAAGCCGGTGGCCATTCTGCAGGACCTCTGCGGGCCCAAAATCCGCGTCGGCCGGGTGCGCAGCCCGGGCGTGCGGCTGGCCCCCGGCGAAACCGTGGTTCTGACCAGCGAGCAGTTCGAAGCCTCGGGCAACCGCATCTCGGTCTCCTATCGCGATCTGCCGCGCGAGGTGAAGCCTCAGGACCGGATTCTCCTGGCGGACGGGCTGATGGAACTCGTGGTGGTGGGCACCACCGAGACCGAGATTCTCTGCGATGTGATCACCGGGGGGGTCCTGACCTCCAACAAAGGCATCAACCTGCCGTCGGGCACCATCAAGGCGCCCGCCGTGACCCCCAAAGACGAGGCCGACCTGGCGTTTGGTCTGGCCAACGACGTCGACTATGTCGCCCTGTCGTTCGTCCGGACCGCGGCAGACGTCCGCAGCGTCAAATCGATGATCCGCAAGGCGGGCAAGGATACGCCGGTTATCGCCAAGATCGAAAAGCACGAGGCGCTCGACAATATCGAATCGATTGTGGAGAGCTCCGATGGCATCATGGTGGCCCGGGGGGATCTGGGGGTTGAAATCCCGCTGGAAAAAGTCCCCGAGATCCAGAAAATGCTGGTGCGCATCGCCAATACCACCGGCAAACCGGTCATCATCGCCACCCAGATGCTGCGCTCGATGGTCAATTCTCCGCGGCCGACCCGGGCCGAGGCCACCGACGTGGCCAATGCGGTGCTCGACGGGACCGATGCGGTGATGCTCTCCGAAGAGACCGCCAGCGGCAGCTACCCGGTCGCGGCGGTGGAGTTCATGGTGCGGATCACCGAAAATGCCGAAAAAAATTTTCCGCACAACAAGTACCTGCAGCTGATGCCCAAGAAGGACATTTCGGGTTCGGTAGCCTATGCTTCCTGCGTTCTCGCCGATCACCTCAATGCCCAGGCGATCGTGGCCACCACCCGCTCGGGGTTCACCGCCGCCCAGATTTCACGCTTCAAGCCCCGGCCGCCGATCATCGCCCTTTCGCCCGATATTCACACCATTCGACGGCTGACGCTTTTCTGGGGCTGCTGCCCCTTCCTGGAGGACGACTCGGTGGACACCGACGCGCGCCTGGAGGAGGCCTCCGCGGCGGCGCTTAAGTCGGGGATGGTGAGCCGGGGGGACTTGGTGGTGATCACCGCCGGCCATCCCGTGCGGGCCGCCGGCACCACCAACATGCTGAAGGTCAAAAAGCTATGA
- a CDS encoding integration host factor subunit beta encodes MNRSDLINALKDEADISRKDAERVVDTFFNSIAESLIENERVEIRGFASFTVKEYKSYVGRNPKTGEKITVPAKRLPFFKVGKELKEMVDA; translated from the coding sequence ATGAACCGCTCAGACCTGATCAACGCCTTGAAAGACGAAGCCGATATCAGCCGCAAAGACGCCGAACGGGTGGTGGATACCTTCTTCAACTCCATCGCCGAGTCCCTGATTGAGAACGAACGCGTCGAAATCCGGGGGTTTGCCAGCTTCACGGTCAAGGAATACAAATCCTACGTCGGCCGAAATCCCAAAACCGGCGAAAAGATAACGGTTCCCGCCAAAAGGCTGCCGTTTTTCAAGGTCGGCAAAGAACTCAAGGAGATGGTGGACGCGTAA
- the scpB gene encoding SMC-Scp complex subunit ScpB, which yields MENLKAIIESLLLVAATPLAVDRIQALLPEADSREIRAALQSLAAEYSQRNGGFVIREVAGGYQFRTQPQYREVIKRMLQPNPVRLSRAALETLAIIAYKQPIIRHEIEQIRGVDSGGILRMLLDRRLVRVLGRREIPGRPLIYATTKQFLELFDLKDLRDLPSPKEIEELGHPPLPTEAEGPS from the coding sequence ATGGAAAACCTGAAAGCGATCATCGAAAGCCTGCTGCTGGTGGCGGCCACCCCCTTGGCGGTGGACCGCATCCAGGCGCTCCTGCCCGAGGCCGACAGCCGTGAGATCCGTGCTGCGCTTCAAAGCCTGGCGGCGGAGTACAGCCAGCGCAACGGTGGCTTTGTGATCCGCGAGGTGGCCGGCGGCTATCAGTTCAGGACGCAGCCCCAGTACCGCGAGGTCATCAAGAGGATGCTCCAGCCAAACCCGGTGCGCCTCAGCCGGGCGGCGCTGGAAACGCTGGCGATCATCGCCTACAAACAGCCCATCATCCGCCACGAGATCGAGCAGATCCGCGGCGTCGACTCCGGCGGCATTCTTCGGATGCTGCTGGATCGCAGACTCGTGCGCGTGCTGGGGCGGCGTGAGATCCCCGGCAGACCCCTGATCTATGCCACCACCAAACAGTTTCTGGAACTCTTCGACCTGAAGGACCTCAGAGACCTGCCATCGCCCAAAGAGATCGAGGAACTCGGCCACCCACCCCTGCCAACCGAGGCAGAGGGCCCCTCATGA
- a CDS encoding segregation/condensation protein A, which yields MSEDPYKVKLENVFEGPMDLLIHLIRKNEVDITDIPIALITRQYLEYLDWLKRMNIDFAGEFLLMAATLAHIKSLTLLPAHSPDGDEDPRLEITRPLLEYLQMKQAAEELARRQLLGEDTFVRPQNAAGDRPEPEAETIQVGLFELIDAFQRILESIALDHQVDLSTERISIKERIGEIVDALEAKGSITFSELFVPESDKSDVIVTFLAVLEMVKLCLIRVTQHLPTGIIRLYYL from the coding sequence ATGTCCGAGGATCCCTACAAGGTCAAGCTGGAAAACGTGTTCGAAGGCCCCATGGACCTGTTGATTCACCTCATCAGAAAAAATGAGGTGGACATCACCGATATTCCCATCGCCCTGATCACCCGGCAGTACCTGGAGTATCTGGACTGGCTGAAACGCATGAACATCGACTTCGCAGGCGAATTTCTCCTGATGGCCGCCACCCTGGCGCATATCAAATCTCTCACCCTGCTGCCCGCGCACAGCCCGGATGGCGATGAGGACCCCCGGCTGGAAATCACCCGTCCCCTTCTGGAATATCTCCAGATGAAGCAGGCCGCCGAGGAACTGGCCCGGCGGCAGTTGCTGGGCGAGGACACCTTTGTGCGCCCTCAGAATGCCGCCGGGGACCGGCCCGAGCCGGAGGCCGAAACGATTCAGGTGGGGCTGTTTGAACTGATCGATGCCTTTCAGAGAATCCTGGAGAGCATCGCCCTGGATCATCAGGTGGACTTGAGCACCGAGCGCATATCGATAAAAGAGCGCATCGGCGAGATCGTGGACGCATTGGAGGCCAAGGGGTCGATCACCTTCAGCGAGCTATTCGTGCCGGAAAGCGACAAAAGCGACGTCATCGTCACCTTTCTGGCGGTACTGGAAATGGTCAAACTCTGCCTGATCCGGGTGACCCAGCATCTGCCCACCGGCATCATCCGCCTGTATTACCTTTGA
- a CDS encoding tryptophan--tRNA ligase produces the protein MNKQVVLTGISTTGSPHLGNYVGAIRPAIEASQDPASQSFYFLADYHALVKCQDPERLKRSTMEVAAAWLALGLDTETSIFYRQSDIPEVMELTWILSCVAAKGLLNRAHAYKAAVAENEANQSRDPDQGVSMGLFCYPVLMAADILMFNAHKVPVGKDQIQHLEMARDIAGRFNHLFGEHFVLPEAVVDEKTAVLAGLDGRKMSKSYNNTIPLFVDEKKLRKLIMKIKTNSQAPEEPKNPEECTLFQIYQAFATPAESSALRERYARGIGWGEMKQLLFEYLNALLEEPRRRYDALLENPRHIENVLRAGAAKARRYSQPFLERLRAAIGIQPVG, from the coding sequence ATGAACAAGCAAGTCGTTTTAACGGGTATTTCCACCACCGGCAGCCCGCATTTAGGTAACTACGTGGGCGCGATTCGGCCGGCCATCGAGGCCAGCCAGGACCCCGCGAGCCAGTCCTTCTATTTTCTCGCCGACTATCACGCCCTGGTAAAGTGCCAGGACCCGGAACGCCTAAAACGCAGCACCATGGAAGTGGCCGCGGCCTGGCTGGCGCTGGGCCTGGATACCGAGACCTCGATTTTTTACCGCCAGTCCGACATTCCCGAGGTGATGGAGCTCACCTGGATCCTGTCCTGCGTGGCCGCCAAGGGGCTCTTGAACCGCGCCCATGCCTACAAGGCGGCGGTCGCCGAGAACGAGGCCAACCAGTCGCGGGACCCCGACCAGGGCGTCAGCATGGGGCTCTTCTGCTACCCGGTGCTGATGGCGGCCGACATTCTGATGTTCAACGCCCACAAAGTCCCGGTGGGCAAAGACCAAATTCAGCACCTGGAAATGGCCCGGGACATCGCCGGGCGCTTCAACCATCTTTTCGGTGAGCACTTCGTCCTGCCGGAGGCCGTGGTGGATGAAAAAACTGCGGTATTAGCGGGCCTCGACGGTCGCAAGATGAGCAAGAGCTACAACAACACGATCCCGCTTTTTGTGGACGAAAAAAAACTGCGCAAGCTGATCATGAAAATCAAAACCAACTCCCAGGCGCCGGAAGAGCCCAAAAATCCGGAGGAGTGCACCCTTTTTCAAATCTACCAGGCCTTTGCCACCCCCGCGGAATCCTCGGCGCTGAGGGAGCGCTATGCCCGGGGGATCGGCTGGGGCGAGATGAAGCAGCTGCTGTTCGAGTACCTCAACGCCCTCCTGGAGGAGCCCCGGAGGCGCTACGATGCGCTTCTGGAAAACCCGCGCCACATTGAAAACGTCCTGCGGGCGGGCGCCGCCAAGGCCCGCCGCTACAGCCAACCTTTCCTGGAGCGGCTGCGGGCTGCCATCGGAATTCAGCCTGTCGGGTAA
- a CDS encoding CBS domain-containing protein: protein MIAEIPDTSDKPTVITTHMNADFDALASLLAAQKLYPRALVAFPGSQEKNLRNFYINSMVYLLNMADMKEIDFSRIKRLVLVDTRQPNRIGKFAELLDRPDIEIHVYDHHPAMANDIRGHHEVHQLTGANVTLLTKILQERQIAITPDEATILCLGIYEDTGSFTFPSTTAEDFQAAAFLLNQGANLNVVAGLIDREISPAQVALLNDMIQAAEPYSINGVELTLTSVSTDDYIPEFALLVHKMLKMEKLNAIFAIARMGKKIYIVARSRVSEVNVGEILAALGGGGHAYAAAATIRGKTLVQAEHLLLEVLFRRVAFRRRARDLMSAPAITLDCNASCREAGQLLTRYNVNALVVTRQQNGRKAPVGFITRQIIEKALYHQLDAVAVHEYMSTDMATVGPEADLTEIQDKIIENKQRILPVMVDEAIVGVVTRTDLLNILVRQSDRGTNRDGDLRSDPRDGRSRPVLKFMRERLSSQLFESLRTIGQVAHELGFQAYVVGGFVRDLFLYRPNDDLDIVIEGDGIAFARKYAKMVGARVHTHAKFGTAVLTFANGFKIDVASARMEYYQFPAALPTVEMSSIKLDLFRRDFTINTLAIRLDPGRFGTLIDFFAAQRDLKDKVIRVLHNLSFVEDPTRVFRAIRFEQRFGFSIGKLTAGLIQNAVKMDFFSRLSGRRVFAELRQILQEETPAPAVVRLNDFDLLKVIHPSILLTKELISDLNAVTGVLSWYDLLFLGESYMKWAVYFLALTRSCDAATTAEICTRLELAPRYQRIFTRDRFEADRCLYWLERKSPLKNSKIFNQLSGLKTEPLLYLMAITRSKQVKRAISLFFTQLRNTAVEMSGQDLKKMGVAPGPIYRDTLQAVLAARLDGRLQSLEEELAFARAFVTRRLRPTPKPPPADRAAPIAPEGGHAPHEPHEPES from the coding sequence ATGATTGCTGAAATACCAGACACCAGCGACAAGCCCACCGTCATCACCACCCACATGAACGCCGACTTCGATGCGCTGGCGTCCTTGCTGGCGGCCCAGAAACTCTATCCCCGGGCACTGGTCGCCTTTCCGGGTTCACAAGAGAAAAACCTGAGAAACTTCTACATCAATTCGATGGTTTATCTTCTCAACATGGCCGACATGAAGGAGATCGATTTCAGCCGCATCAAACGCCTGGTGCTGGTGGATACCCGTCAGCCCAACCGGATCGGCAAATTCGCCGAACTACTGGATCGGCCCGACATCGAAATCCATGTCTATGACCACCACCCCGCCATGGCCAACGACATCCGCGGCCACCACGAGGTCCATCAACTGACCGGCGCCAACGTCACCCTGCTGACCAAGATTTTGCAGGAGCGCCAGATCGCCATCACCCCGGATGAGGCCACCATCCTGTGCCTGGGGATCTACGAGGACACCGGCTCTTTCACCTTCCCCTCCACCACCGCCGAGGATTTTCAGGCTGCCGCCTTTCTGCTGAACCAGGGGGCCAACCTGAACGTGGTCGCCGGGCTGATCGATCGCGAGATCAGCCCGGCCCAGGTGGCGCTTCTAAACGACATGATTCAGGCCGCGGAACCTTACAGCATCAACGGCGTCGAACTGACCTTGACCAGCGTTTCAACCGATGATTACATTCCCGAATTCGCCCTTCTGGTTCATAAAATGCTGAAAATGGAAAAACTCAACGCCATTTTCGCCATCGCTCGGATGGGCAAAAAAATCTATATCGTGGCCCGCAGTCGGGTTTCCGAGGTCAACGTGGGGGAGATTCTGGCGGCCCTCGGCGGCGGAGGGCACGCCTATGCGGCGGCCGCCACCATCCGGGGCAAGACCCTGGTGCAGGCCGAGCACCTGCTGCTCGAGGTTTTATTCCGGCGCGTGGCCTTCCGGCGACGGGCGCGGGATTTGATGTCGGCCCCGGCAATCACCCTGGACTGCAATGCGTCCTGCCGCGAAGCCGGCCAGCTGCTGACCCGCTACAACGTCAATGCCCTGGTGGTCACCCGGCAGCAAAACGGGCGGAAGGCCCCGGTGGGGTTCATCACCCGCCAGATCATCGAAAAGGCCCTCTACCACCAATTGGACGCGGTCGCGGTGCACGAGTACATGAGCACCGACATGGCCACGGTCGGACCGGAGGCGGATCTGACCGAAATCCAGGACAAGATCATCGAAAACAAACAGCGCATCCTGCCGGTAATGGTGGACGAGGCGATTGTCGGGGTGGTGACCCGCACGGACCTGCTCAATATCCTGGTGCGCCAGTCCGACCGGGGGACGAACCGCGACGGCGACCTGCGATCGGACCCGCGGGATGGGCGCTCCCGGCCGGTGCTCAAGTTCATGCGCGAGCGCCTGTCGTCGCAGCTGTTTGAAAGCCTGCGGACCATCGGGCAGGTGGCCCATGAGTTGGGCTTTCAGGCATACGTGGTGGGGGGCTTTGTGCGGGATCTCTTCCTTTATCGGCCCAATGACGACCTTGACATCGTAATCGAGGGCGACGGGATCGCGTTCGCCCGCAAATACGCCAAAATGGTGGGGGCTCGGGTGCACACCCACGCCAAGTTCGGCACGGCCGTGCTGACCTTTGCCAATGGCTTCAAAATCGACGTGGCCTCCGCCCGCATGGAGTACTACCAGTTCCCGGCCGCCCTGCCGACGGTGGAAATGAGCTCCATCAAACTGGACCTGTTCCGCCGCGATTTTACCATCAACACCCTCGCGATCCGGCTGGATCCCGGCAGATTCGGCACCCTGATCGATTTTTTCGCCGCCCAACGCGACCTCAAGGACAAGGTCATCCGGGTGCTGCACAACCTCAGTTTCGTGGAGGACCCCACCCGTGTTTTCAGGGCGATCCGCTTCGAGCAGCGTTTCGGGTTTTCCATCGGCAAGCTGACCGCGGGGCTGATTCAAAACGCCGTCAAAATGGATTTTTTCAGCCGCCTCAGCGGCCGGCGGGTCTTCGCGGAGCTGCGCCAGATCCTGCAAGAAGAAACCCCCGCGCCGGCGGTGGTGCGTCTCAACGACTTCGATCTCCTGAAGGTGATTCACCCCTCGATCCTGCTCACCAAAGAGCTCATCAGCGATCTGAATGCCGTTACCGGCGTTTTGTCCTGGTATGATTTGCTTTTCCTGGGGGAATCCTATATGAAGTGGGCCGTTTATTTTCTGGCACTGACCCGCAGCTGCGACGCCGCCACGACGGCTGAAATCTGCACCCGCCTGGAGCTGGCACCCCGCTACCAGAGAATTTTCACCCGCGACCGGTTTGAAGCCGACCGCTGCCTCTACTGGCTGGAACGCAAATCCCCACTGAAGAACAGCAAGATTTTCAACCAGCTCTCGGGTCTCAAAACCGAACCGCTGCTCTACCTGATGGCCATTACGCGCTCGAAGCAGGTGAAACGCGCCATCTCCCTTTTTTTCACCCAACTGCGGAACACCGCCGTGGAGATGTCCGGCCAAGACCTCAAGAAAATGGGCGTCGCGCCCGGTCCGATATACCGGGATACCCTCCAGGCGGTGTTGGCGGCCCGTTTGGACGGCCGGCTGCAATCCCTGGAGGAAGAGTTGGCCTTTGCGCGTGCCTTCGTGACCCGCCGTCTTCGGCCGACACCCAAACCGCCCCCGGCAGATCGGGCCGCCCCCATCGCACCCGAAGGCGGCCATGCACCCCACGAACCCCATGAACCCGAATCTTAG
- a CDS encoding type II secretion system F family protein — protein sequence MTVFVWEGKNRRNELQKGEMEAPNPETVRTNLSRLRITPSKIKRKPKDLFANVSFLQPPVKEKDVILFARQFSTMIDAGLPIVQCIEILYAQQENKSFKRILKEIKEAVESGSTLAEALKKYPKEFDDLFVNMVAAGEAGGILDTILRRLAGYMEKASKLKKKVKGAMTYPAITLLIAVIVVAVILVFVIPVFQQMFADFGSELPIFTQMVVGASNFVKSKILYIIIALGLFGFAFRKFYKTNKGRQMVDSLALKAPVFGVLIRKVAVAKFSRTMGTMLASGVAILEALDIVARTAGNKTIESAVYSVRSGIAEGRTMADPLSQSGVFPSMVCQMIAVGESTGALDAMLEKIADFYDDEVDQAVENLTSMIEPFMLLFLGVTIGGLVIAMYLPIFKMAGAIS from the coding sequence ATGACGGTTTTTGTTTGGGAAGGAAAAAACAGAAGAAACGAGCTTCAAAAAGGGGAAATGGAGGCCCCGAACCCCGAGACCGTCAGGACCAACCTCAGCCGCTTGCGCATCACCCCCTCGAAAATCAAACGAAAGCCCAAGGACTTGTTCGCAAACGTCTCTTTTCTGCAGCCGCCGGTCAAAGAAAAGGACGTGATCCTTTTTGCGCGCCAATTCTCCACCATGATCGATGCCGGCCTGCCCATCGTACAGTGTATCGAAATTTTATACGCCCAGCAGGAGAACAAATCCTTCAAAAGGATCCTCAAGGAAATCAAGGAGGCAGTGGAAAGCGGGTCGACGCTGGCCGAAGCCCTCAAGAAGTATCCCAAGGAGTTCGACGACCTGTTCGTCAACATGGTTGCGGCCGGTGAGGCTGGCGGCATCCTGGACACCATCCTGAGGCGCCTTGCGGGTTACATGGAAAAGGCGTCCAAATTGAAAAAAAAGGTCAAGGGCGCCATGACCTATCCAGCCATCACCCTGCTGATCGCCGTGATCGTGGTGGCCGTCATCCTGGTGTTTGTCATCCCGGTGTTTCAGCAGATGTTTGCGGATTTCGGCAGCGAACTGCCGATCTTCACCCAGATGGTCGTTGGGGCCAGCAATTTCGTCAAAAGTAAAATTCTTTACATCATCATTGCACTGGGCCTGTTTGGATTTGCCTTTCGAAAATTCTACAAGACCAACAAGGGCCGCCAGATGGTGGACAGCCTGGCCCTCAAGGCGCCGGTCTTTGGCGTCCTGATCCGCAAGGTGGCCGTGGCAAAATTCAGCCGCACCATGGGCACCATGCTGGCCAGTGGTGTGGCGATCCTGGAGGCCCTTGATATCGTGGCCCGCACGGCCGGCAACAAAACCATCGAGAGCGCGGTCTACAGCGTCCGCTCCGGCATTGCCGAGGGGCGCACCATGGCCGACCCGCTATCCCAAAGCGGGGTGTTCCCCTCCATGGTCTGCCAGATGATCGCCGTTGGTGAATCCACCGGGGCGTTGGATGCCATGCTTGAAAAAATCGCCGATTTCTATGACGATGAAGTCGATCAGGCCGTCGAGAACCTGACCTCCATGATCGAGCCCTTCATGCTTCTCTTTCTGGGGGTCACCATCGGCGGGCTGGTCATCGCCATGTACCTGCCGATCTTCAAAATGGCCGGCGCCATCAGTTGA
- a CDS encoding two-component sensor histidine kinase, producing the protein MSGAAMVCRQPDEAGLPEGEGGDREPECRTYHRLKWLTLCRLVFSILLLGSTVLLQLGEGSSFLARPLVALYGLTAGIFLLSFVYGILLPRVRRKMVLAYVQLIVDTQIVTLIIFLTGSFSSLFPFLYMVVIIYSSMLLYRRGCLVVATCCAVGYTLLVGLDFFAFLASFGPSANPSIASYGGGYVLYKLGITVSAFYAVAILSCMLSEQVRKSRMELQAMADHVRRVKRVAAIGEMAAGLAHEIKNPLAALTGSIQLLREDLHLAPDHQRLMAIILREADRLSSLVTNFLLFARPPVAKAKPIDLGPALLTAIELFEKDRSFSGRIAIRKDICQGLWVEMDPMHLQQVCWNLLLNAAEAIAGNGQVRVAVAASGKRHVCVRISDDGCGMSAATIKSIFDPFFTTKATGTGLGLSIVQRILESYRTRLDIESKPNCGSTFCLTFDRISPPTCS; encoded by the coding sequence TTGAGCGGCGCTGCGATGGTCTGCCGCCAGCCGGATGAGGCGGGCCTGCCGGAAGGGGAGGGGGGCGACCGCGAGCCCGAGTGTCGCACCTACCATCGGCTGAAATGGCTGACGCTGTGCCGTTTGGTCTTTTCGATCCTGCTGCTGGGCTCGACAGTTTTACTCCAGCTGGGTGAAGGGTCCTCCTTTCTGGCGCGGCCCCTGGTGGCGCTCTATGGGCTGACGGCCGGAATTTTTCTGCTTTCATTCGTTTACGGGATTTTGCTGCCGCGGGTCAGGCGAAAAATGGTGCTGGCCTACGTGCAGCTCATCGTCGACACGCAGATCGTCACCCTCATCATCTTTCTCACCGGCAGTTTCTCCAGTCTTTTCCCGTTTCTTTACATGGTGGTGATTATCTACTCCAGCATGCTGCTCTACCGGCGGGGCTGCCTGGTGGTGGCGACCTGCTGCGCCGTGGGGTATACGCTGCTGGTGGGGTTGGACTTTTTCGCGTTCCTGGCCTCATTCGGCCCAAGCGCCAACCCGTCCATCGCCAGCTACGGGGGCGGCTATGTGCTCTACAAACTGGGCATCACCGTGTCGGCCTTCTATGCCGTGGCGATCCTGAGCTGTATGCTTTCAGAGCAGGTTCGCAAAAGCCGCATGGAACTGCAGGCCATGGCGGACCATGTCAGGCGCGTCAAGCGCGTTGCGGCCATCGGTGAAATGGCGGCCGGACTGGCCCATGAAATCAAAAATCCGCTGGCCGCCCTGACCGGGTCGATCCAGCTGCTGCGCGAGGATCTCCACCTCGCCCCTGATCACCAGCGTTTGATGGCCATCATTCTCAGGGAGGCGGACCGGCTGAGTTCGCTGGTGACCAACTTTCTGCTGTTTGCGCGCCCCCCGGTGGCCAAGGCCAAGCCCATCGATCTGGGGCCGGCGCTTCTGACGGCCATCGAGCTCTTTGAAAAAGACCGCAGCTTCAGCGGCCGGATCGCCATCCGTAAAGATATCTGCCAAGGGCTCTGGGTTGAAATGGATCCCATGCATCTGCAGCAGGTCTGCTGGAACCTGCTGCTCAATGCCGCCGAAGCCATTGCCGGCAACGGCCAGGTGCGCGTGGCGGTCGCCGCCAGCGGCAAACGCCATGTCTGCGTGCGGATCTCCGATGACGGCTGCGGCATGTCGGCGGCCACCATCAAGTCGATTTTCGATCCGTTCTTTACCACCAAAGCCACCGGCACCGGTTTGGGACTCTCCATCGTGCAGCGCATTCTGGAATCCTATCGCACCCGTCTGGATATCGAAAGCAAACCCAACTGCGGCAGCACCTTTTGCTTGACCTTCGATCGCATTTCCCCGCCAACTTGTTCTTGA